From the genome of Blautia pseudococcoides, one region includes:
- a CDS encoding TetR/AcrR family transcriptional regulator — protein MTVMTKSVKKRDIWVPKRFSEEERAYIVRRLKEEAAKCMAQYGIRKTTVDEIVRRVKIPKGTFYLFYQFKEMLLFEVILEQHEIVEREVVRGFESLKGRELDVEGVTDVMMGFYRMMDEMPVLKGITSEEVEMLARKLPVDVLEKHLTEDMSMTERILHGIAADKGMDTEALTAAFRGVYFATLHKEEIGSAQSDLALRYLVRRLVMQIL, from the coding sequence ATGACTGTAATGACAAAATCAGTCAAAAAGAGGGATATATGGGTGCCTAAGAGGTTTTCTGAGGAGGAAAGGGCTTATATTGTGAGGCGGCTTAAGGAAGAGGCGGCTAAGTGTATGGCGCAGTATGGGATTCGGAAAACTACGGTGGATGAGATTGTGAGGAGGGTGAAAATTCCTAAGGGGACTTTTTATCTTTTTTATCAGTTCAAGGAGATGCTGTTGTTTGAGGTGATCTTGGAACAACATGAGATTGTTGAGAGGGAAGTGGTTCGTGGATTTGAGAGTTTGAAGGGGAGGGAATTGGATGTTGAGGGTGTAACGGATGTTATGATGGGGTTTTATAGGATGATGGATGAAATGCCTGTGTTGAAGGGGATAACCTCGGAGGAGGTTGAAATGCTGGCACGGAAACTGCCCGTGGATGTGCTGGAGAAGCATTTGACGGAAGATATGTCCATGACTGAAAGGATCCTGCATGGGATCGCGGCAGATAAGGGGATGGATACAGAGGCGCTGACTGCGGCGTTTCGGGGTGTTTATTTTGCCACTTTACATAAGGAAGAGATTGGAAGTGCACAGTCTGATCTGGCACTGAGGTATCTGGTTCGCAGGTTGGTAATGCAGATTTTGTGA
- a CDS encoding MarR family winged helix-turn-helix transcriptional regulator, translating to MEPYEVFHDVLVNLFQEIMDIEEKALITSEFKDISVNDMHILEAIGVKSARNMSSVAKTLSVTVGTLTIAINSLVKKGYVNRVRSEEDRRVVLISLTKKGEKANTHHMKFHDGMIQALMKDLDEEQQKILVKSLLNLRKFFDSYRDKKE from the coding sequence GTGGAACCTTATGAAGTCTTCCATGACGTACTGGTCAATCTCTTCCAGGAGATCATGGACATAGAAGAGAAGGCCCTTATTACTTCTGAATTCAAAGATATTTCCGTAAACGACATGCACATTTTAGAAGCAATCGGAGTCAAAAGCGCCCGTAACATGTCATCCGTGGCAAAGACCCTGTCCGTGACCGTGGGAACCCTGACGATTGCCATAAACAGCCTGGTGAAAAAAGGATATGTAAACCGAGTCAGAAGTGAGGAGGACCGCCGGGTAGTGCTCATATCCCTGACGAAAAAGGGAGAAAAAGCAAACACCCACCATATGAAATTCCATGACGGAATGATTCAGGCTTTGATGAAGGACCTGGACGAAGAACAGCAGAAAATACTGGTAAAGTCATTGCTTAATTTAAGAAAGTTCTTTGATTCCTACAGGGATAAAAAAGAATAG
- a CDS encoding DUF885 domain-containing protein, with protein sequence MKKFLSSRRKFLVPGFIVLAVFLFLLIFTQKDRFLTEDARFEKFTQQIFTEEVKSNTLNLHYTLAYPEKYGIKDYSIKLGCMDPDKLKEGYDSVEKYKGKLEKFTYKELSKDNRLTYDILNLDFATQLSIKDNYMLQEPLSPNLGIQSQLPVLLAEYTFRTADDIKDYFTLLSSMTSYFDEILEFEKKKAEDGLFMSDTSVDRIIEQCNAFTEDISTNYLSTMFKDKMNKFVARKAMTKKQADSYIKMHEKIMEKRVFPAYQSLAKGLADLKGNGTNSGGLSNLPGGTAYYRYLIRSGTGDYRTIKEIEERLYTQLLTDYKKMQSLIVADPKLLTDASSLPETCSSTPAQMLDYLNKAISNDFPDSGKPSYKVKYVHESMEDFSSPAFYLTPPADTLSPNVIYINKGSQVTEAELFTTLAHEGFPGHLYQTLYFSKTEPDDIRHILSFGGYVEGWATYVESLSYEYGAEYLKLDNSLMELLWLNRSVSLCLYSLLDIGIHDHGWDLGTVTKTLNSFGIASQDTCGEIYQYIVENPSNYLKYYLGYLNFIDLKKEAQEAAGKSFQLKEFHQYILELGPAQFPVLEKYLLMEYK encoded by the coding sequence TTGAAAAAATTCTTATCTTCCAGGAGGAAATTTCTGGTACCGGGATTTATTGTCCTGGCTGTTTTCCTCTTCCTTCTTATTTTTACCCAAAAAGACCGCTTTCTTACAGAAGATGCCCGTTTTGAGAAATTTACACAGCAGATTTTTACCGAGGAGGTGAAATCCAATACCCTGAACCTGCATTATACCCTGGCTTATCCTGAAAAATACGGGATAAAAGATTATTCCATCAAACTGGGATGTATGGACCCGGATAAACTGAAGGAAGGCTATGATTCTGTTGAAAAGTATAAGGGAAAATTGGAAAAGTTCACATACAAAGAGCTGTCCAAAGACAACCGGCTCACTTACGACATCCTGAATCTGGACTTTGCTACCCAGTTGTCCATAAAAGATAATTATATGCTGCAGGAACCCCTGAGTCCCAATCTGGGCATTCAGTCCCAGCTTCCAGTACTGCTGGCAGAATACACCTTCCGGACCGCTGATGATATCAAGGATTATTTCACCTTACTCTCCTCCATGACCAGTTATTTTGATGAAATCCTGGAATTTGAGAAGAAAAAGGCAGAGGACGGTCTGTTCATGAGTGACACCAGTGTGGACCGGATCATAGAACAGTGCAATGCGTTTACAGAGGATATATCCACCAATTACCTTTCCACTATGTTTAAAGATAAAATGAACAAATTTGTCGCCCGAAAAGCCATGACTAAAAAGCAGGCAGACTCTTACATAAAAATGCATGAAAAGATCATGGAAAAACGGGTCTTCCCGGCTTACCAATCCCTGGCTAAAGGCCTGGCGGACTTGAAGGGAAACGGGACAAATTCCGGCGGATTGTCAAATCTCCCCGGCGGGACTGCCTACTATCGTTACCTGATCCGCAGCGGGACCGGGGACTACAGGACTATCAAAGAAATCGAGGAGCGGCTCTACACACAGCTTCTCACTGATTATAAAAAAATGCAAAGCCTGATCGTGGCTGATCCAAAACTGCTCACAGACGCTTCCTCCCTGCCGGAGACTTGCAGCAGTACCCCTGCGCAGATGCTGGATTATCTAAACAAGGCCATAAGCAATGATTTCCCTGACAGCGGTAAACCTTCCTATAAAGTGAAATATGTGCATGAATCTATGGAGGATTTTTCCAGCCCGGCCTTCTACCTCACACCGCCTGCAGATACGCTCAGCCCCAATGTTATATATATCAACAAAGGCAGCCAGGTAACGGAAGCGGAACTTTTTACCACTCTGGCGCATGAAGGTTTTCCGGGACATTTGTATCAGACATTGTATTTCAGCAAAACAGAGCCGGATGATATACGGCATATTTTAAGCTTTGGAGGTTATGTGGAGGGCTGGGCCACTTATGTGGAATCCCTGTCCTATGAATACGGGGCGGAATATCTGAAGCTGGATAACTCCCTCATGGAACTTCTGTGGCTGAACCGCTCTGTGAGCCTGTGCCTCTATTCACTGCTGGATATCGGCATCCACGACCACGGATGGGATCTGGGAACTGTGACAAAAACGCTGAATTCCTTTGGTATTGCCTCTCAGGATACCTGCGGGGAAATCTACCAGTATATTGTGGAAAATCCAAGTAACTATCTGAAGTATTATCTTGGATATCTGAATTTTATTGATTTGAAGAAAGAAGCCCAGGAGGCTGCAGGCAAGTCCTTCCAGTTAAAGGAATTTCACCAGTATATCCTGGAGCTGGGACCGGCACAGTTTCCTGTTTTGGAAAAATATCTGCTGATGGAATATAAATAA
- the trxB gene encoding thioredoxin-disulfide reductase — translation MEQKIYDIIIIGSGPAGLCAAIYAKRAQLEMLVIEKDFSSGGQMVKTYEVDNYPGLPGMSGYDMAEAFRKHADKLGAAFVRENVKEVQTEGDLKKISTNKNQYLTRTLVIAAGARHRTLGIPGEETFSGMGVSYCATCDGAFFKGGVTAVIGGGDVAVEDAIFLSRICKKVYLIHRRDELRAAGILQESVKAIENVEIVWDTIPREIRGTEQVQSLAVENVKTGETKELAVDGVFVAVGIIPNTEEFGSLVKLNESGYIEAGEDCASSIPGIFAAGDIRTKQLRQIVTAAADGANAVDSAQKYLMEHA, via the coding sequence ATGGAGCAGAAAATATACGACATTATCATCATCGGTTCCGGACCTGCGGGTCTCTGCGCGGCAATCTATGCCAAACGGGCCCAGCTTGAAATGCTGGTCATTGAGAAAGATTTCTCCAGCGGAGGACAGATGGTAAAGACCTACGAGGTGGACAACTATCCGGGACTTCCGGGAATGAGCGGCTATGATATGGCTGAGGCCTTCCGCAAACATGCGGACAAACTGGGTGCAGCATTTGTCAGGGAGAATGTGAAAGAGGTGCAGACAGAAGGGGACCTGAAAAAAATCTCAACAAATAAAAATCAGTATCTTACAAGAACACTTGTCATTGCAGCCGGCGCCAGACACCGGACACTGGGTATCCCTGGTGAGGAGACATTTTCCGGAATGGGTGTTTCTTACTGTGCCACCTGTGACGGTGCGTTTTTCAAAGGCGGAGTCACAGCGGTGATCGGGGGCGGTGATGTGGCCGTCGAGGATGCCATTTTCCTGTCCAGAATATGTAAAAAGGTATATCTGATACACCGCAGGGATGAACTGCGGGCGGCAGGTATTTTGCAGGAAAGTGTAAAGGCTATTGAAAACGTGGAGATTGTGTGGGATACTATTCCGAGGGAAATCAGGGGAACAGAACAGGTGCAGAGCCTTGCGGTAGAAAATGTCAAGACAGGAGAAACAAAAGAGCTTGCTGTTGACGGTGTATTTGTGGCAGTGGGCATTATTCCCAATACAGAGGAATTCGGCAGTCTTGTAAAACTCAATGAATCCGGTTATATAGAAGCAGGGGAAGACTGCGCGTCCAGTATTCCGGGTATCTTTGCAGCCGGTGACATACGGACAAAACAACTGCGGCAGATTGTGACAGCAGCGGCAGACGGGGCCAACGCGGTGGATTCTGCCCAGAAATACCTGATGGAACATGCATAG
- a CDS encoding galactokinase: protein MKNMKVLAEEIRQGRHDEILKDIYVDESVLEYQRKRYIKAIEEFENIFGESDVEIYSAPGRCEVGGNHTDHQHGMVLATSINQDALAVVGKSEDGMIHVLSDGYDRVDVDVNDLEERYDEEGTTAAIVRGVAAELKSRGYEVQGYNAYIVSDVLIGAGLSSSAAFEVILGTIISGLFNEGSVDPVVIAQTGQFAENVYFGKPCGLMDQVACSVGGMIHIDFKEPGCPIVEKVPSDFEAYQYSMCIVDTKASHADMGDDYASIPEEMKKVAKFFGKTYLREVEEDAFYKQISGLRSVLGDRPILRALHFFEEERRVEGEVKALRDGDFKEFLELVKDSGNSSFKYLQNIYNSTNVQKQAMSIALAVSDKILRKHGVSRVHGGGFAGTIEIFVENSFVDEYKTRMDRVFGKGSCQILKVRQFGGRKVL, encoded by the coding sequence ATGAAAAACATGAAGGTTCTGGCAGAGGAGATTCGCCAGGGAAGACACGACGAAATCCTGAAAGATATCTATGTGGATGAAAGCGTTCTGGAATACCAGAGAAAGCGTTATATAAAGGCAATTGAAGAATTTGAAAATATTTTCGGTGAAAGTGACGTGGAGATTTACAGCGCGCCCGGCCGATGCGAGGTGGGAGGCAACCACACAGACCACCAGCACGGTATGGTACTTGCCACATCCATCAACCAGGATGCCCTGGCGGTAGTGGGCAAATCAGAGGACGGCATGATCCACGTGCTCTCAGACGGATATGATAGGGTGGATGTGGATGTCAATGATCTGGAAGAGCGTTATGACGAGGAAGGCACAACGGCAGCTATTGTACGAGGTGTGGCGGCTGAGCTGAAATCCAGGGGCTATGAGGTTCAGGGATACAATGCCTATATTGTCAGCGATGTTCTGATCGGTGCGGGCCTGTCATCCTCCGCCGCGTTTGAAGTGATCCTGGGAACCATTATCTCCGGCCTTTTTAATGAAGGCAGCGTTGACCCTGTGGTGATCGCACAGACGGGGCAGTTTGCGGAGAACGTCTATTTCGGAAAGCCCTGCGGTCTCATGGATCAGGTGGCATGTTCCGTGGGCGGTATGATCCACATTGACTTCAAGGAACCGGGCTGCCCTATTGTGGAGAAGGTTCCCTCAGATTTTGAGGCCTACCAGTACAGTATGTGTATTGTGGACACAAAAGCATCCCACGCCGATATGGGAGATGACTATGCATCCATCCCGGAAGAGATGAAAAAGGTGGCAAAATTCTTCGGGAAAACTTATCTGCGTGAAGTGGAAGAGGATGCTTTCTACAAACAGATCTCAGGACTCAGAAGCGTGCTGGGTGACCGTCCTATCCTGCGTGCCCTTCATTTCTTTGAGGAGGAGAGAAGGGTTGAAGGGGAGGTAAAAGCCCTGAGAGATGGTGATTTCAAGGAGTTCCTGGAGCTTGTAAAGGATTCAGGCAATTCTTCCTTTAAGTATCTCCAGAATATCTACAACAGCACCAATGTACAGAAACAGGCCATGTCTATTGCCCTTGCTGTCAGCGATAAGATCCTGAGAAAGCATGGGGTGTCCCGTGTACACGGCGGCGGTTTCGCAGGTACAATTGAAATTTTTGTGGAGAACAGTTTTGTGGATGAGTACAAGACCAGAATGGACAGAGTCTTTGGAAAAGGTTCCTGCCAGATTCTGAAGGTTCGTCAGTTTGGCGGAAGAAAAGTTTTATAA
- a CDS encoding sensor histidine kinase, whose amino-acid sequence MTKRIFRSIMLVSALVLVIGLGFIMGILYHYFGSQIEKELKSETAYLAISVENMGISALDKLPVESARVTLIAGDGTVLFDNKAEASGMENHADRQEVIAAKLKGTGKATRQSDTLAEKTIYYAKQLENGQILRVSSTQYTVAALIGELVQPMLYVLLMMVVLSALFAARISKKIVSPINSLDLDEPERTEAYDEISPLLTKINKQQRTIRRQLSDARRQQQEFSIITENMSEGLLVIDAQTDLLSYNSSALHLLDATEAQAHASVLALNRSEPFQQTVDVVLSGKHTSSNLQIGENFCQVIANPVLRDKEVTGAVLLLVDITEKIQRENLRREFTANVSHELKTPLTSISGFAEIIQDGFVKPEDINKFAGKIFDEAQRLIALVGDVIKISQLDEGCLPYQKEETDFYTLAKETLERLREPAKRRQVSLFLEGEHAVLATTKPILEEVLYNLCDNAIKYNHPDGKVTITVLNGKNTVSISVADTGIGIPIADQARVFERFYRVDKSHSKEIGGTGLGLSIVKHGAAYLGAQVELDSVVGEGSTFRLIWGKNGSIR is encoded by the coding sequence ATGACAAAACGAATCTTCCGCTCCATAATGCTTGTATCGGCTCTGGTGCTGGTCATCGGACTGGGTTTCATTATGGGCATTTTATATCACTATTTCGGCAGCCAGATTGAAAAAGAGTTGAAGTCTGAGACTGCATATCTGGCTATCTCTGTGGAGAACATGGGCATCTCTGCCCTGGATAAGCTTCCTGTGGAATCCGCCAGAGTCACTTTGATCGCCGGGGACGGCACCGTTCTCTTTGACAACAAGGCTGAGGCTTCCGGTATGGAAAACCACGCTGACCGTCAGGAAGTGATCGCAGCGAAATTAAAGGGCACCGGAAAGGCCACCCGCCAGTCCGATACCCTTGCGGAAAAAACCATTTATTATGCGAAACAGTTGGAAAACGGCCAGATCCTCCGTGTTTCCAGCACCCAGTATACGGTTGCAGCACTTATCGGAGAACTGGTTCAGCCTATGCTGTATGTGCTGCTCATGATGGTGGTACTCTCCGCCCTCTTTGCTGCCAGGATTTCCAAAAAGATCGTCTCACCTATCAACAGCCTGGATCTGGACGAACCTGAGCGCACAGAGGCCTATGATGAGATTTCCCCGCTGCTCACTAAGATCAACAAACAGCAGCGCACCATCCGCAGACAGCTCTCGGATGCCAGAAGGCAGCAGCAGGAATTTTCCATTATCACTGAAAATATGAGCGAGGGTCTTTTAGTCATTGACGCGCAGACGGATCTTCTCTCCTACAATTCCAGCGCCCTGCACCTGCTGGACGCCACGGAAGCACAGGCACACGCCAGTGTTCTGGCGCTGAACAGAAGCGAACCCTTCCAGCAGACTGTGGATGTGGTTCTGTCCGGCAAACATACTTCATCCAACCTGCAGATAGGGGAGAATTTCTGTCAGGTCATTGCCAATCCTGTGCTGCGAGATAAGGAAGTGACAGGCGCAGTGCTGTTATTGGTTGACATAACTGAGAAAATCCAGAGGGAAAACCTGAGGCGTGAATTTACTGCCAATGTGTCACATGAATTAAAGACACCTCTTACCTCTATCTCCGGATTTGCGGAGATCATTCAGGACGGATTTGTGAAACCTGAGGACATCAATAAATTTGCAGGAAAAATTTTCGATGAAGCCCAGCGGCTGATCGCTTTGGTTGGCGATGTTATTAAAATATCGCAGCTTGATGAAGGCTGTCTTCCGTATCAAAAGGAGGAGACAGACTTTTATACGCTGGCGAAGGAGACCCTGGAACGGCTGCGGGAGCCGGCCAAACGCAGGCAGGTTTCACTTTTTCTGGAAGGGGAACATGCAGTGCTTGCCACTACAAAGCCGATCTTGGAGGAAGTGTTGTACAATCTGTGTGACAATGCCATTAAGTATAACCATCCGGACGGGAAAGTGACGATCACTGTGCTGAACGGAAAGAACACGGTCAGTATATCTGTAGCAGATACCGGAATCGGAATCCCCATCGCGGATCAGGCCAGGGTGTTTGAACGGTTTTACAGAGTGGATAAGAGCCATTCTAAAGAAATCGGCGGAACCGGGCTTGGGCTGTCGATCGTAAAGCACGGGGCGGCTTATCTGGGGGCGCAGGTGGAACTGGATAGTGTAGTTGGTGAGGGGAGTACGTTTCGGCTTATTTGGGGGAAGAATGGGAGCATAAGGTGA
- a CDS encoding response regulator transcription factor — MIYLVEDDENIRELVTYTLNSQGLEAEGFARPSDFWEAIATGVPSLVLLDIMLPEEDGLSILKKLRTSRDTKKLPVIMLTAKGSEYDTVLGLDNGADDYIPKPFRMMELISRIRALLRRSQEQEKILEYRLGSLYVCPSRHIVRVDGEEIILTLKEFELLCLLLSEQETVFTRAQLLDRIWGYEFDGESRTIDVHVRTLRQKLGNAGDCIKTVRGVGYKIGGITP; from the coding sequence TTGATCTATCTTGTAGAGGACGATGAAAATATCCGGGAGCTGGTCACTTACACACTGAACAGCCAGGGACTGGAGGCTGAGGGGTTTGCGCGGCCTTCTGATTTTTGGGAGGCCATAGCTACAGGGGTCCCCTCTCTGGTCCTTCTGGATATTATGCTTCCGGAGGAAGATGGACTGAGCATTTTAAAAAAGCTCCGCACATCCAGAGATACCAAAAAGCTTCCGGTCATCATGCTGACTGCCAAGGGGAGCGAATATGACACGGTACTGGGCCTGGACAACGGAGCCGACGACTATATTCCAAAACCTTTCCGGATGATGGAGCTGATTTCCCGCATCCGTGCCCTGCTGCGCCGCAGCCAGGAGCAGGAAAAGATTTTGGAATACCGCCTCGGCTCCCTCTACGTCTGCCCCTCACGGCACATTGTGCGGGTGGACGGTGAGGAGATCATCCTGACTTTAAAAGAATTTGAACTGCTCTGCCTGCTTCTGTCCGAACAGGAAACCGTATTCACCAGAGCACAGCTTTTAGACCGCATCTGGGGATATGAATTTGACGGGGAGAGCCGGACCATTGACGTCCACGTCCGGACCCTGCGGCAAAAGCTGGGAAATGCAGGTGACTGTATCAAAACGGTGCGGGGCGTAGGCTATAAAATTGGAGGAATAACCCCATGA
- the phoU gene encoding phosphate signaling complex protein PhoU, with protein sequence MRTRFDKQLEQLHVELIKMGSLCEQAITLAAQALDEPEPEVVKKVAAMEGEIDEKEREIENICMRLLLQQQPVARDLRIISAALKMISDLERIGDQAADIADLAPYIVRSSISSKVQIHNMAAATIRMVTLSVDAFVKNDLELAGSVVISDDIVDDLFNKVKGELLELIQKRNADPRAALDILMAAKYFERIGDHAVNVAEWVQYSITGIHQSDEHHLDAEKE encoded by the coding sequence ATGCGCACAAGATTTGATAAACAGTTAGAACAGCTTCATGTGGAGCTGATCAAAATGGGAAGCCTGTGCGAGCAGGCCATCACCCTGGCCGCACAGGCACTGGATGAACCGGAGCCGGAGGTGGTAAAAAAAGTAGCTGCCATGGAGGGCGAGATTGACGAGAAGGAACGTGAGATTGAAAATATCTGTATGCGGCTTCTTCTCCAGCAGCAGCCCGTAGCCCGTGATCTGAGGATCATATCCGCCGCGCTTAAAATGATATCGGACCTGGAGCGGATCGGTGACCAGGCAGCGGATATCGCGGACCTGGCTCCCTACATTGTCAGAAGCAGCATCAGCAGCAAAGTACAGATCCATAACATGGCAGCAGCCACCATCCGTATGGTTACCTTAAGCGTAGATGCCTTTGTAAAAAATGACCTGGAGCTGGCAGGATCCGTAGTCATCTCCGATGATATTGTGGATGACCTCTTCAACAAAGTAAAGGGAGAGCTTCTGGAGCTGATCCAGAAAAGAAATGCCGACCCCAGGGCAGCCCTGGATATCCTCATGGCTGCCAAATACTTTGAGCGTATCGGTGACCACGCAGTGAATGTGGCCGAATGGGTACAGTATTCCATAACAGGCATCCACCAGAGCGACGAACATCATCTGGATGCCGAAAAAGAATGA
- the pstB gene encoding phosphate ABC transporter ATP-binding protein PstB: MNNTEKISISSLDLYYTDFKALKNINLKIPENKITAFIGPSGCGKSTLLKSLNRMNDLVEGCRIDGSILLDGEDIYGKMDVNLLRKRVGMVFQKPNPFPMSIYDNIAFGPRTHGVHSKAKLDDIVERSLRNAAIWDETKDRLKQNALGMSGGQQQRLCIARALAVQPEVLLMDEPTSALDPISTSKIEDLAVELKKDYTIVMVTHNMQQAARISDKTAFFLLGEIVEYGETEQIFSMPQDKRTEDYITGRFG; encoded by the coding sequence ATGAACAATACGGAAAAGATATCCATCAGCAGCCTGGACTTATATTATACCGATTTCAAGGCGCTGAAAAACATAAACTTAAAGATACCTGAAAATAAAATCACCGCGTTCATCGGTCCCTCAGGCTGCGGAAAATCCACACTCCTCAAATCCCTGAACCGCATGAATGACCTGGTTGAGGGATGCCGCATAGATGGAAGCATCCTTCTGGATGGGGAGGATATTTACGGTAAAATGGATGTAAACCTGCTCAGAAAAAGAGTCGGTATGGTGTTCCAGAAGCCCAATCCCTTCCCTATGAGTATTTACGACAATATCGCCTTCGGCCCCCGCACCCATGGTGTCCATTCCAAGGCAAAGCTGGATGATATCGTGGAAAGATCCCTGCGGAATGCAGCCATCTGGGATGAAACCAAAGACCGTCTGAAGCAGAACGCCCTGGGCATGTCCGGAGGGCAGCAGCAGAGGCTCTGTATCGCCCGGGCGCTGGCGGTTCAGCCGGAGGTCCTTCTCATGGATGAACCCACATCCGCACTTGACCCTATATCCACATCCAAGATCGAAGACCTGGCTGTGGAGCTGAAGAAGGATTATACCATTGTCATGGTAACCCACAACATGCAGCAGGCAGCCCGTATTTCCGACAAAACCGCATTTTTCCTGCTGGGAGAGATCGTGGAATACGGAGAGACGGAACAGATATTCTCAATGCCTCAGGATAAACGGACTGAGGACTATATTACAGGAAGGTTTGGTTGA
- the pstA gene encoding phosphate ABC transporter permease PstA, whose product MHNKEYLGQKLKEYKRAPGSFLLMLLVMLCTAVTFAVLFFLVAYILINGVPNLNPGLFAWTYTSENASMMPSIINTLIITFLSLLIAVPLGIFSAIYLVEYAKRGNKFVEIIRLTTETLSGIPSIVYGLFGALFFVTTLKWGYSLLAGALTLSIMILPLIMRTTEEALKSVPDSFREGSFGLGAGKLRTVFKIVLPSAVPGILAGVILAVGRIVGETAALIYTAGAVAEVPSSVMSSGSTLAVHMYNLSREGLYMDQAYAVSVILLLLVLVINWISGTLAKKLTKGV is encoded by the coding sequence ATGCATAATAAAGAATATCTTGGGCAGAAGCTAAAAGAATATAAACGGGCACCCGGCTCCTTTCTCCTTATGCTGCTGGTCATGCTCTGCACTGCCGTTACCTTTGCCGTCCTTTTTTTCCTGGTTGCCTATATTTTAATAAACGGGGTTCCCAACCTGAATCCCGGCCTTTTTGCCTGGACCTATACATCCGAGAATGCATCCATGATGCCTTCTATTATCAACACCCTGATCATCACATTCTTATCACTCCTGATCGCCGTCCCACTCGGCATTTTTTCCGCCATATATCTGGTGGAATACGCCAAACGGGGCAACAAATTTGTGGAGATCATCCGGCTTACCACAGAGACGCTTTCCGGCATACCTTCCATTGTATACGGACTGTTCGGCGCTCTTTTCTTTGTAACTACCCTGAAGTGGGGATATTCCCTGCTGGCCGGCGCCCTGACGCTGTCCATTATGATCCTTCCCCTCATCATGCGCACTACGGAGGAAGCCTTGAAATCTGTCCCTGATTCTTTTCGCGAGGGAAGCTTCGGCCTTGGCGCCGGAAAGCTGCGCACGGTCTTCAAGATCGTGCTGCCAAGTGCCGTCCCCGGTATCCTGGCAGGCGTTATTCTGGCAGTAGGCAGGATCGTGGGTGAGACAGCCGCCTTGATCTATACAGCCGGAGCTGTGGCTGAGGTACCCTCAAGCGTTATGTCCTCAGGCTCCACACTGGCTGTCCATATGTACAATCTCTCCAGAGAGGGGCTGTATATGGATCAGGCCTACGCTGTATCTGTCATACTGCTTCTGCTTGTGTTGGTCATCAACTGGATCTCCGGCACACTGGCAAAAAAACTGACGAAGGGAGTATAA
- the pstC gene encoding phosphate ABC transporter permease subunit PstC, producing the protein MKNYFTKQNKHKEQAMQAVFFIAACASIFAVVLICLFLFVNGIPAMKEIGLFDFLLGERWKPGNNIFGIFPMIMGSIYVTAGAIVIGVPVGILTSVFMAEYCPKKIYPFLKSATELLAGIPSVVYGFFGLVVLVPLIRSLFREGNGNSMLTASILLGIMILPTIIGVSESALRSVPRTYYEGALALGATHERSIFAIVLPAAKSGVIAGVVLGIGRAIGETMAVVMIAGNQPRMPRGILRGVRTMTANIVLEMGYAADLHREALIATGVVLFVFILLINFCVALLNRRNRHA; encoded by the coding sequence ATGAAAAATTATTTCACAAAGCAAAATAAGCATAAAGAACAAGCAATGCAGGCAGTCTTTTTTATAGCTGCCTGCGCATCTATATTTGCAGTTGTATTAATATGTCTCTTCCTTTTTGTAAACGGTATACCTGCCATGAAAGAGATCGGCCTTTTCGATTTTCTTCTTGGTGAACGCTGGAAACCGGGCAACAATATTTTCGGCATTTTCCCCATGATCATGGGAAGTATTTATGTGACGGCCGGAGCCATTGTGATAGGCGTGCCCGTGGGCATCCTGACTTCCGTCTTCATGGCTGAGTATTGTCCGAAAAAAATTTATCCGTTTCTGAAATCAGCCACAGAACTGCTGGCGGGAATCCCCTCCGTGGTATACGGATTTTTCGGTCTTGTGGTACTGGTACCTCTCATCCGCAGCCTTTTTAGAGAAGGCAACGGAAACAGTATGCTCACTGCCTCCATTCTTCTGGGTATCATGATCCTGCCCACCATCATCGGTGTCAGCGAATCCGCGCTGCGGTCTGTTCCCCGCACGTATTATGAGGGCGCTCTGGCACTGGGAGCCACACATGAGAGAAGTATTTTCGCCATTGTCCTTCCCGCAGCAAAATCGGGTGTCATAGCCGGTGTGGTGCTGGGGATCGGCCGTGCCATCGGTGAGACTATGGCAGTGGTCATGATCGCAGGCAACCAGCCCAGAATGCCGAGAGGGATCTTAAGAGGTGTCCGCACCATGACCGCCAATATCGTTTTGGAAATGGGCTATGCCGCAGACCTGCACAGGGAAGCTCTCATCGCCACAGGTGTTGTACTCTTTGTCTTCATCCTGCTGATCAACTTCTGCGTTGCCCTGCTCAATCGGAGGAACCGCCATGCATAA